GGCGGCTTTCTTGCCGGCTATGTGATCCTGGGTCTCGAGAAGCTCCTGTCGGGTCTGCCCAAGAACCTGAACGGCCTCAAGGCGATGTTTTTGTACCCCCTCCTGTCGACGCTCGTCGTCGGTCTCGTGATGCTGGGCATCTCGGGTCCCATGGCCGCCATCAACACGGGGATGATGAGCTTCCTGAAGGGCCTCAGCGCCGCTGGCCCGGTGGCCCTTGGCCTGGCCATTGGCTGCATGTGCGCCTTTGACATGGGTGGCCCCGTCAACAAGGCCGCCTACGTCACCGGCACGATGATGCTCACCGCGGCACTCGAGGCCGGCGTCGGGACACCGGACTACAACTTTGGCACCAACTTCATGGCTGCCGTCTCCGCCGCCTGCATCGTCCCGCCTCTCATCACCTCGTTCGCGGTCCTCGTGGGCAAGAAGTACTTCTCGCAGGAGGACCACGACGCCGGAATCGTCAACCTCATCCTGGGCAGCACGCACATCACTGAGGGCGCCATTCCGTTCATGACCAAGAACATCTGGCCCGTCATGCCCATCATGATGCTCGGCTCCTCGATCGCCTCCATCCTCACGATTTTCTTCGGGGTGCACGACCCCGCGCCTCATGGTGGCTTCCTCGTGCTGCCGGTCGTTGACGGGGGCCTCCTGTGGGTCCTGGCCATTCTCATCGGCGCGGTCGTGGGTGGCATCCTGTTCGTGATCTTCAAGAAGCGCGAGTACGACAAGAACGGCGGCGTGATCAAGTAGGATGACGTCGCGTACAGGCGAGTGCCTGTCAGGGGGCCCGGCGCTTGCGCCGGGTCTCCTCTGCCGAATCCCTGGGAGGAAGTCATGATCTACACGCTCACCACCAACCCCGCCATCGACCTGAACGTCACGACGGGCACGTTGAGCACCGATCGGGTCAACCGTACGCGTGACGCCGTCTACACGCCCAACGGCAAGGGCCTGAACGTCTCGTTCGCCCTCGGCCACTACGGCGTGGACTCGCAGATCCTGGGCTTCTTCGGGGGCTTCTCGGGTGACTACATCGTGCGCGAGGCCGCGCGTCGGTGTCCGGTGCGCCCCGTGACGATCGACGGCATCACGCGCGTCAACGTATTCGTGACTACTCCTGAGGGGGAGTACAAGCTCCCCAACGCCGGCGCCGCCGTCTGTCGCGAGAAGCAGGTGGAGATGCTCGACCTCCTGCGAGAGGCGGGTGACCTCTCGTGTCTGGTGGTGTCCGGCAGCCTGCCTCCCGGGGTCGACGCGGGCTACTACGACGAGCTGGTCGACGTCGTGCGCGCCCGCGGCGCCGAGCTCGTGCTCGACATCTCGCACCCGCACCTCGCCGAGCTGGTGGCCAGGCGCCCCCTGCTCATCAAGCCCAACGACGAGGAGGTCGCCGCCATCTTTGGCGTTGACGTAGGAGACGAGGGGGGCGCTCTGGCGGCTCTGTCAGAGCTCCATCGGCGTGGCGCCCAAAACGTGCTGCTCACCCTAGGGGGCGAGGGGGCCTACTTCTCCGACGGGGCTCACGTCTGGCATGCGAGCGCGGCCAAGGTCAAGGTCCTCTCCACGGCCTGCGCCGGAGACGCCACGCTCGCGAGCTTCCTTTCCGTGTGGCTCGAGGACCGCGGCGCCGTCGAGCGGGCCCTCATACGGGCCATGGCAACGGGTGCCAACGTCGCCATGAGCGCGGGACTGGGGGACTTTTCCCTCGTTGACGATCTCGCCCGGCAGGTCGAGGTTACGCGCCTCGTCTAAGGAACCTCTCACCGAGTTTTGGTTTCCCTGGCAGAGAGAAGCAAAAGACGGAGGGCGGGG
This is a stretch of genomic DNA from Thermophilibacter immobilis. It encodes these proteins:
- a CDS encoding 1-phosphofructokinase family hexose kinase, translating into MIYTLTTNPAIDLNVTTGTLSTDRVNRTRDAVYTPNGKGLNVSFALGHYGVDSQILGFFGGFSGDYIVREAARRCPVRPVTIDGITRVNVFVTTPEGEYKLPNAGAAVCREKQVEMLDLLREAGDLSCLVVSGSLPPGVDAGYYDELVDVVRARGAELVLDISHPHLAELVARRPLLIKPNDEEVAAIFGVDVGDEGGALAALSELHRRGAQNVLLTLGGEGAYFSDGAHVWHASAAKVKVLSTACAGDATLASFLSVWLEDRGAVERALIRAMATGANVAMSAGLGDFSLVDDLARQVEVTRLV
- a CDS encoding PTS fructose transporter subunit IIC; amino-acid sequence: MASESTTYDLLAVTGCPTGIAHTFMAKEALEKAAAERDLTIKVETQGQAGVENELSAPEIKAARAVILAADKDVQPERFTGKPVISVGVTAAIKDPNALIDKALAAKATGELSDEVASADGGDVYQERESVGHQIYKHLMNGVSHMLVFVVAGGVLTALSFLWGITSFDSTAADYNSFAAMLKIIGGIAMNLMVPVLAAYIAESIGKRPALVPGFVAGMIAIQGLPVSAETGLIDAGGAGVGFGFLGGIVGGFLAGYVILGLEKLLSGLPKNLNGLKAMFLYPLLSTLVVGLVMLGISGPMAAINTGMMSFLKGLSAAGPVALGLAIGCMCAFDMGGPVNKAAYVTGTMMLTAALEAGVGTPDYNFGTNFMAAVSAACIVPPLITSFAVLVGKKYFSQEDHDAGIVNLILGSTHITEGAIPFMTKNIWPVMPIMMLGSSIASILTIFFGVHDPAPHGGFLVLPVVDGGLLWVLAILIGAVVGGILFVIFKKREYDKNGGVIK